The following proteins come from a genomic window of Rubinisphaera margarita:
- a CDS encoding O-acetylhomoserine aminocarboxypropyltransferase/cysteine synthase family protein, with protein MSEEPNYGPDTLCLHAGQVPDPTTNSRAVPIYQTTSYVFNDTDHAARLFGLQEFGNIYSRLMNPTCDVLEKRLAALEGGSGALALASGSSAVTYSILNIMGAGKNVVSSSSLYGGTYNLFHYTLPKLGIDCKFVDQTDPSSFKAAIDDNTRAIFVETVGNPRADVPDIEAIAKIAHDAGIPLIVDNTTASPYLCQPFKWGADIVVHSCTKFIGGHGTTIGGILIEKGDFPWDNGKFPELTEPEPSYHGMKFFETFGPMNMAYIIKARTQILRDTGASMSPFNAFQFLQGLETLHLRMPRHSENAQKVAEFLDDHPKVSWVNHTGLKSHASYELGKKYLPRGCSSVFGFGIAGDSPEQQREKGIKLINSVKLFSHLANIGDAKSLIIHPASTTHQQLSTEEQLSTGVRPEFVRLSVGIEDIDDIIGDLKQALDQI; from the coding sequence ATGAGTGAAGAACCGAATTACGGTCCCGACACGCTTTGCCTCCACGCCGGGCAGGTGCCTGATCCGACGACCAATTCCCGAGCCGTGCCGATTTATCAGACGACGTCTTACGTCTTCAACGATACCGACCACGCCGCTCGACTGTTCGGATTGCAGGAGTTCGGCAACATCTACTCGCGGCTGATGAATCCGACGTGCGATGTGCTGGAGAAGCGTCTGGCTGCTCTGGAAGGCGGTTCGGGGGCACTGGCGCTGGCCTCCGGTTCATCGGCTGTGACTTACTCCATCCTGAACATTATGGGAGCCGGGAAGAACGTTGTGTCGTCGTCGAGCTTGTACGGCGGAACCTACAACCTGTTCCACTACACGCTGCCGAAGCTGGGCATCGACTGCAAGTTCGTCGATCAGACCGATCCGTCGAGCTTCAAGGCGGCGATCGATGACAACACCCGGGCTATTTTCGTCGAAACCGTCGGGAATCCTCGCGCCGATGTCCCGGATATCGAAGCGATCGCCAAGATTGCTCACGATGCCGGCATTCCGCTGATCGTCGATAACACGACCGCGTCGCCGTACCTGTGTCAGCCGTTCAAGTGGGGAGCCGATATCGTCGTGCATTCCTGTACGAAGTTCATTGGCGGTCACGGCACCACGATCGGCGGAATTCTCATCGAGAAGGGAGACTTCCCCTGGGATAACGGAAAGTTCCCCGAACTGACCGAGCCGGAGCCGAGCTATCACGGTATGAAGTTCTTCGAAACTTTCGGCCCGATGAACATGGCCTACATCATTAAAGCTCGCACGCAAATTCTGCGCGACACCGGAGCTTCGATGAGTCCGTTCAATGCGTTCCAGTTCCTGCAGGGGCTCGAAACGCTGCACCTGCGGATGCCGCGGCATAGCGAGAATGCTCAGAAGGTCGCCGAATTCCTCGACGATCATCCCAAGGTCTCGTGGGTGAATCACACCGGACTGAAGTCGCACGCCAGCTACGAGCTGGGCAAGAAGTATCTGCCACGCGGTTGCAGCTCGGTCTTCGGCTTCGGCATTGCCGGCGACTCTCCGGAACAGCAGCGTGAGAAAGGGATCAAGCTGATCAACAGCGTGAAGCTGTTCTCGCACCTGGCCAACATCGGCGATGCGAAGTCGCTGATCATTCATCCGGCGAGCACAACGCACCAGCAGCTTTCGACCGAAGAGCAGCTTTCGACCGGCGTCCGTCCCGAGTTCGTCCGACTTTCCGTCGGGATCGAAGACATCGACGACATTATTGGCGACCTGAAACAGGCTCTGGATCAGATCTGA